The Mesorhizobium sp. AR10 genome includes the window CTACTTGCTGCGCTTCTCGCCGCTTCAGCTTTCGTCGTGCCGGCCCGGGCTGGAGCCGGCATCGAAGTCACCATGAACCAGGCGAAGATCGTCAAATTGACACGCGCCGCCGACACGATCGTCGTTGGCAATCCGGAGATCGCCGACGCGGCCGTGCAGGATGCATCGACGATCGTGCTGACGGGCAAGGGGTTCGGTGTCACCAACCTGGTCGTCCTCGACCAGGAGGGCAACCCGATCATCGACGAGCAGGTCACCGTCGTGCGGCAGGCCGCTTCGTCGGTGCGCATCTACAGGCGAGCCCAGATACAAACTC containing:
- a CDS encoding pilus assembly protein N-terminal domain-containing protein; this encodes MTGSRSSFLLAALLAASAFVVPARAGAGIEVTMNQAKIVKLTRAADTIVVGNPEIADAAVQDASTIVLTGKGFGVTNLVVLDQEGNPIIDEQVTVVRQAASSVRIYRRAQIQTLSCTPYCEGSYKSESEKVSEAEMSAGQ